A single region of the Streptomyces sp. AM 4-1-1 genome encodes:
- a CDS encoding response regulator transcription factor, translating into MTPRPPLRGGRRMPNETFHAAARPTRRPERPNTLPTPGTPPTPGRLPTPGTPPTPGRLPTPGTPSTPEAPAPLRPPPLPAPPPPDASASAPDSLPDHAPLRVVVADDNPVVRAGLTALLSDRDDLDVVAAVADGREAYDATVRLRPDVVLLDVRMPGVDGLSALPHLTRIAPVMMLTYSRESDIVHEALRRGACGYLVHGEFTADQLVEAVHDTKRGRPHLTATATNALLAEVRRTPPPPGQRLPEGLGAAQPADDLPRGGHDASRGLSHLQPAVAQSATDGASARVANGRSSGLSSREVEVMDLIASGMSNQQIAATCFISEKTVKNHINRIFGKLHSASRSEAIARWLGTTPITGPGGVGARGRG; encoded by the coding sequence GTGACGCCCCGACCACCCTTGAGAGGAGGCCGCCGAATGCCGAACGAGACCTTCCACGCGGCCGCGCGGCCCACGCGGCGACCCGAACGGCCCAATACCCTGCCGACCCCCGGAACCCCGCCGACACCCGGGAGACTGCCGACACCCGGAACCCCGCCGACACCCGGGAGACTGCCGACGCCCGGAACACCGTCGACCCCCGAGGCGCCCGCCCCGCTGCGACCCCCACCCTTACCCGCGCCCCCGCCTCCCGACGCGTCCGCGTCCGCCCCTGACTCTCTCCCGGACCACGCCCCGCTGCGGGTGGTCGTCGCCGACGACAACCCGGTGGTCAGGGCCGGGCTCACCGCCCTGCTCTCGGACCGGGACGATCTCGACGTGGTCGCGGCGGTGGCCGACGGCCGTGAGGCGTACGACGCGACGGTACGGCTCCGCCCCGACGTGGTCCTGCTCGACGTACGGATGCCGGGTGTGGACGGCCTGTCCGCGCTGCCGCACCTCACGCGGATCGCCCCCGTGATGATGCTGACGTACAGCCGGGAGAGCGACATCGTCCACGAGGCGCTGCGCCGGGGCGCGTGCGGCTATCTGGTGCACGGGGAGTTCACGGCCGACCAGCTGGTGGAGGCCGTGCACGACACGAAACGCGGCCGCCCCCACCTCACCGCCACCGCGACGAACGCACTCCTCGCCGAGGTCCGCCGTACCCCGCCCCCGCCGGGCCAACGGCTCCCGGAGGGCCTGGGCGCGGCACAGCCGGCGGACGACCTGCCGCGCGGAGGCCACGACGCCTCGCGAGGTCTTTCGCATCTGCAACCCGCTGTGGCACAGTCAGCGACTGACGGGGCATCGGCTCGTGTCGCCAATGGGCGCTCTTCCGGGCTGAGTTCGAGGGAGGTGGAGGTCATGGATCTGATCGCGTCGGGGATGAGCAACCAGCAAATCGCCGCCACCTGTTTCATCAGCGAGAAGACCGTCAAGAACCACATCAACCGGATCTTCGGCAAGCTGCACAGCGCCAGCCGTAGCGAGGCGATCGCCCGCTGGCTCGGCACCACCCCGATCACCGGACCGGGTGGAGTGGGGGCGAGGGGCCGTGGGTAG
- a CDS encoding A24 family peptidase: protein MLATLTAVAALWGAATGLLLPRAAYRLAVPPDEPWRTTCPADHPLTGPAWGWLGTARCAVCATQAGAATSPATESPPATEAPPASATTADARRRVPTARRYAPSALLPVVTALVCAALAAATGARPELAVWLLLTPVAVLLAAVDHRVHRLPDRLTLPLAALAAVLLGGAALLPGHGGSWTSALLGGAVLGAFYLLLFLINPNGMGFGDVKLAPALGAALGWYGWAVLFAGGFAGFLLGALYGCGLMALRRAGRGTGIPFGPFMIAGALAGMLLGAAGA from the coding sequence GTGTTAGCCACGCTGACAGCGGTCGCCGCGCTCTGGGGCGCCGCCACCGGACTGCTGCTCCCACGCGCCGCCTACCGCCTCGCAGTCCCCCCGGACGAGCCCTGGCGCACCACCTGCCCGGCGGACCACCCGCTCACCGGCCCGGCGTGGGGCTGGCTCGGCACTGCCCGGTGCGCCGTGTGCGCGACGCAGGCCGGCGCGGCCACCTCTCCGGCCACGGAGTCCCCTCCGGCGACCGAAGCACCGCCCGCCTCCGCTACCACCGCCGACGCGCGGCGACGGGTGCCGACAGCCCGGCGGTACGCCCCCTCGGCGCTCCTCCCCGTCGTCACCGCCCTCGTCTGCGCCGCGCTCGCCGCCGCCACCGGGGCGCGGCCCGAACTCGCCGTCTGGCTGCTGCTCACCCCCGTCGCCGTGCTCCTCGCGGCCGTGGACCACCGGGTCCACCGGCTGCCGGACCGGCTGACCCTGCCGCTGGCCGCCCTGGCCGCCGTCCTGCTGGGCGGCGCCGCGCTCCTGCCGGGCCACGGTGGCTCGTGGACGTCCGCACTGCTGGGCGGCGCCGTGCTGGGCGCGTTCTATCTCCTGCTCTTCCTGATCAACCCGAACGGGATGGGCTTCGGGGACGTCAAGCTGGCACCGGCGCTGGGAGCGGCGCTCGGCTGGTACGGGTGGGCGGTGCTGTTCGCCGGAGGGTTCGCCGGGTTCCTGCTCGGCGCGCTGTACGGATGCGGGCTGATGGCGCTGCGGCGGGCGGGGCGAGGGACGGGCATCCCGTTCGGCCCGTTCATGATCGCGGGAGCGCTGGCCGGGATGCTGCTCGGCGCCGCCGGAGCCTGA
- a CDS encoding OmpA family protein codes for MKPTRPPRELPRSRTRTQPQTQPQTQPQTQPQARSHRFRVHVLAAAVVLGATAFWGTGIAPAAADDNPTAVPEASPPVKVDQNAPGLMLGDGATLGDIRVLDIKSVVEDMGGDERREDTNASVKFALQAEVLFGKDSAKLSGEANSRIAAIAEEIKKQDATRIRVFGFTDNLGSAAHGDVLSKQRADAVQAVLSTQVPNVTFEIRGYGEQYPISDNSTEEGRKKNRRVEVSFPRGGGAGN; via the coding sequence ATGAAACCCACACGCCCCCCACGCGAGCTCCCCCGATCCCGGACCAGGACCCAGCCACAGACCCAGCCACAGACCCAGCCACAGACCCAGCCACAGGCCCGGTCCCATCGTTTCCGCGTCCACGTCCTGGCCGCCGCCGTGGTGCTCGGCGCGACCGCCTTCTGGGGTACGGGCATCGCCCCCGCCGCCGCCGACGACAACCCCACCGCCGTCCCCGAAGCGTCCCCTCCGGTCAAGGTCGATCAGAACGCCCCCGGCCTGATGCTCGGTGACGGCGCCACCCTCGGGGACATCCGGGTGCTGGACATCAAGTCCGTGGTCGAGGACATGGGCGGCGACGAGCGGCGCGAGGACACCAACGCAAGCGTCAAGTTCGCGCTCCAGGCCGAGGTCCTCTTCGGCAAGGACAGCGCGAAGCTGAGCGGCGAGGCCAACTCCCGTATCGCCGCCATCGCGGAAGAGATCAAGAAGCAGGACGCCACCCGCATCCGCGTCTTCGGCTTCACCGACAACCTCGGTTCGGCCGCCCACGGCGACGTACTCTCCAAACAGCGCGCCGACGCCGTCCAGGCCGTCCTCTCGACACAGGTGCCGAACGTCACCTTCGAGATCCGGGGCTACGGCGAGCAGTACCCGATCTCCGACAACAGCACCGAAGAGGGCCGCAAGAAGAACCGCCGGGTCGAGGTCTCCTTCCCCCGCGGCGGAGGGGCGGGCAACTGA
- a CDS encoding pilus assembly protein TadG-related protein, translating into MAGLLFLAFAYFAVGQASMKKNEAQTAADAAALAAALDTRDGLRWPGTFDLDAWTDLLDGQGVEEADSCGQADALAARNGATGISCERGYQPYVSYTVTVETDTTVGDSVIEGTNTKRAKATARAVIEPLCRIEEGPAPTPTPTPTAGDGGGGGPDDGDDEDGKDGEDDHMYKITCDRGSFDVDPKHLADLPVLADLFSVHLADE; encoded by the coding sequence GTGGCAGGTCTGCTTTTTCTCGCCTTCGCGTATTTCGCCGTCGGTCAGGCATCGATGAAGAAGAACGAGGCCCAGACCGCCGCGGACGCCGCCGCTCTCGCCGCAGCGCTGGACACGCGCGACGGACTCCGCTGGCCCGGAACCTTTGACCTCGACGCGTGGACGGATCTGTTGGACGGCCAGGGTGTGGAGGAGGCGGATTCCTGCGGCCAGGCCGACGCCCTCGCCGCGAGGAACGGTGCCACAGGTATCAGTTGCGAACGGGGTTACCAGCCGTACGTGTCCTACACCGTCACCGTGGAGACCGATACCACAGTCGGTGACTCGGTGATCGAAGGCACGAACACGAAGCGAGCGAAGGCAACGGCCAGAGCGGTGATCGAACCTCTTTGCCGCATTGAAGAAGGCCCGGCGCCGACCCCCACCCCGACACCGACGGCCGGAGACGGCGGCGGGGGCGGACCGGACGACGGTGACGACGAGGACGGAAAGGACGGAGAGGACGACCACATGTACAAGATCACGTGTGATCGCGGCAGCTTCGACGTCGATCCGAAGCACCTTGCCGACCTACCGGTCCTGGCAGATCTGTTCTCCGTCCATCTGGCCGACGAGTAA
- a CDS encoding CpaF family protein encodes MSLRARITAPEENGGGREDGHLVATYRSKLLEEIDLAEMSSLAAADRRTRLERVLGHIISREGPVLSTAERAQLIRRVVDEALGLGVLEPLLEDASVTEIMVNGPDQIFVERGGRVEQLPLRFASHEQLMQTIERIVSTVNRRVDEANPMVDARLPSGERVNVIIPPLSLTGATLTIRRFPQAYTLREMIGFGSLDEQMLVLLAGLVRSKHNVIVSGATGTGKTTLLNALSGLIPEGERIVTIEDSAELQLQQNHVIRLESRPANVEGKGQVTIRDLVRNSLRMRPDRIVVGEVRGGESLDMLQAMSTGHDGSLATVHANSAEDALMRLQTLASMSEVKIPFEALHDQINSAVDVIVQLTRHADGARKVTEIATLDSHGRDPYRLTTVARYDARPMTADGVIHGAFRYFPLPRRVADRLFMSGQAVPQAFGVAPTDEHLATREAR; translated from the coding sequence ATGAGTCTGCGGGCACGCATCACCGCCCCCGAGGAGAACGGAGGCGGACGAGAGGACGGCCACCTGGTCGCCACGTACCGCTCCAAGCTCCTTGAGGAGATCGACCTCGCCGAGATGTCCTCGCTCGCCGCGGCCGACCGCAGGACCCGTCTGGAGCGTGTCCTCGGCCACATCATCAGCCGGGAGGGCCCGGTCCTCTCGACCGCCGAACGCGCCCAGCTGATCCGCCGGGTCGTCGACGAGGCCCTCGGCCTCGGCGTGCTCGAACCGCTCCTCGAAGACGCGTCCGTCACCGAGATCATGGTCAACGGACCGGACCAGATCTTCGTCGAACGCGGCGGCCGGGTCGAGCAGTTGCCGCTCCGGTTCGCCAGCCACGAACAGCTGATGCAGACCATCGAGCGCATCGTCTCCACCGTCAACCGCCGGGTCGACGAGGCCAATCCGATGGTCGACGCCCGGCTGCCCAGCGGCGAGCGCGTCAACGTGATCATCCCGCCGCTCTCGCTCACCGGCGCCACGCTCACGATCCGCCGCTTCCCGCAGGCGTACACGCTCCGGGAGATGATCGGCTTCGGATCGCTCGACGAACAGATGCTGGTCCTGCTCGCCGGGCTCGTCCGGTCCAAGCACAACGTGATCGTGTCCGGGGCCACCGGCACCGGCAAGACCACCCTCCTCAACGCGCTCTCCGGACTGATCCCGGAGGGCGAACGCATCGTGACCATCGAGGACTCGGCCGAACTCCAGCTCCAGCAGAACCATGTGATCCGGCTGGAGTCCCGCCCGGCGAACGTCGAGGGCAAGGGCCAGGTCACCATCCGCGACCTGGTCCGCAACTCGCTGCGCATGCGCCCCGACCGGATCGTCGTCGGTGAGGTCCGCGGCGGCGAATCGCTCGACATGCTCCAGGCGATGTCGACCGGGCACGACGGCTCGCTCGCCACCGTCCACGCCAACAGTGCCGAGGACGCGCTGATGCGGCTCCAGACGCTCGCCTCGATGTCCGAGGTCAAGATCCCGTTCGAGGCGCTGCACGACCAGATCAACAGCGCGGTGGACGTCATCGTCCAGCTGACCCGGCACGCCGACGGCGCCCGCAAGGTCACCGAGATCGCCACGCTCGACTCGCACGGCCGCGACCCGTACCGGCTGACCACCGTGGCCCGCTACGACGCCCGGCCGATGACCGCCGACGGCGTGATCCACGGCGCGTTCCGGTACTTCCCGCTCCCGCGCCGCGTCGCGGACCGGCTGTTCATGTCCGGCCAGGCCGTACCGCAGGCGTTCGGAGTCGCCCCGACCGACGAACATCTCGCCACCCGAGAGGCCAGGTAG
- a CDS encoding type II secretion system F family protein, whose protein sequence is MEKLVLLTIGVTLLCCVLAVVGLQTYASGKAQRDALVDRLSAAGELPPGGPRRRFHALDGRLRRTAFGRRIDRRLSATGLRISTGEYVVYVLSAVVVLWLVASSALAAFFGPLAGLAAIWAANTFLNWHRAKRTEAFINQLPEISRVLANATHAGLALRTSIAMAADELDAPAGDELRIVADQLAVGRTLDDALGELADRLPSRELVVLVSTLILSNRAGGQVVSSLRNLTRTLEERKETRREVRTQLSQVNTTAYAVPAIGVGAMLLVNSIVPGALDRMTGTFAGQAAVVVALTLYALGFIAIRRISKIDI, encoded by the coding sequence ATGGAAAAGCTCGTGCTCCTGACCATCGGCGTCACCCTGCTGTGCTGTGTGCTCGCCGTCGTCGGGCTCCAGACGTACGCCTCCGGCAAGGCCCAGCGGGACGCGCTCGTCGACCGGCTCTCGGCGGCCGGCGAACTGCCGCCGGGAGGACCCCGCCGGCGCTTCCACGCCCTCGACGGACGGCTGCGCCGTACCGCGTTCGGCCGACGGATCGACCGGCGGCTGTCCGCGACCGGCCTCCGGATCAGCACCGGTGAGTACGTCGTCTACGTGCTGTCCGCGGTCGTGGTGCTGTGGCTGGTCGCCTCGTCCGCGCTGGCCGCCTTCTTCGGTCCGCTCGCCGGCCTCGCCGCGATCTGGGCGGCCAACACCTTCCTCAACTGGCACCGCGCCAAACGCACCGAGGCGTTCATCAACCAGCTCCCGGAGATTTCCCGGGTCCTGGCCAACGCCACCCACGCCGGGCTCGCGCTGCGCACCTCCATCGCGATGGCCGCCGACGAACTGGACGCCCCGGCCGGGGACGAGCTGCGGATCGTCGCCGACCAGCTCGCCGTCGGACGCACCCTCGACGACGCCCTCGGCGAGCTGGCCGACCGGCTGCCCTCCCGCGAACTCGTCGTCCTGGTCTCCACCCTGATCCTCTCCAACCGGGCGGGCGGCCAGGTCGTCTCCTCGCTGCGCAACCTCACCAGGACACTGGAGGAGCGCAAGGAGACCCGCCGCGAGGTCCGCACCCAGCTCTCCCAGGTCAACACGACCGCGTACGCCGTACCTGCCATCGGCGTCGGCGCGATGCTGCTGGTCAACTCGATCGTCCCGGGCGCCCTCGACCGGATGACCGGAACGTTCGCGGGTCAGGCCGCCGTCGTCGTCGCCCTGACCCTGTACGCCCTCGGCTTCATCGCCATCCGCCGCATTTCCAAGATCGACATCTGA
- a CDS encoding DUF5936 domain-containing protein: MTLLLSLLAGLAVFGVFKGVRMYRAETELPGDLALALEVGSTRTTAVGSGIDRLGMRWAPLVLRLMGPKRVAEKRRRIDLAGNPGGLTIDRYAARRAVYGALGALAAFAMLTKGQILLALLMVAFGLFWGEVGIWAAVRKRKDDIERTLPDFLDVLAVVVSAGLGFRQALDRVAEKYQGPWADELRITLRQMDMGVSRRRAFDELRRRNDSEQVAMFVTALQQGEELGAPIVDTLIAIAADMRRTDAQNARRKAAKAIPKATLMVTTFMVPATVILMGAAMLLGSGTDLGSLTGE; this comes from the coding sequence ATGACTCTGCTGCTCTCCCTGCTCGCCGGCCTCGCCGTGTTCGGCGTCTTCAAGGGCGTCCGGATGTACCGCGCGGAGACCGAACTCCCCGGCGACCTGGCCCTCGCCCTGGAGGTCGGCTCCACCCGCACCACCGCGGTCGGCTCCGGCATCGACCGGCTCGGGATGCGCTGGGCGCCCCTGGTGCTGCGCCTGATGGGCCCGAAACGGGTCGCCGAGAAACGCCGCAGGATCGACCTGGCGGGCAACCCCGGCGGCCTGACCATCGACCGTTACGCCGCCCGCCGCGCCGTCTACGGCGCGCTCGGCGCGCTCGCCGCCTTCGCCATGCTCACCAAGGGACAGATCCTGCTCGCCCTGCTGATGGTGGCGTTCGGCCTCTTCTGGGGCGAGGTCGGCATCTGGGCGGCCGTCCGCAAACGCAAGGACGACATCGAACGCACCCTCCCGGACTTCCTGGACGTGCTCGCCGTCGTCGTCTCCGCCGGACTCGGCTTCCGGCAGGCACTCGACCGGGTCGCGGAGAAGTACCAGGGCCCCTGGGCCGACGAACTGCGCATCACCCTGCGCCAGATGGACATGGGAGTCAGCCGCCGCCGGGCCTTCGACGAACTGCGCAGACGCAACGACTCGGAGCAGGTCGCCATGTTCGTCACCGCCCTCCAGCAGGGCGAGGAACTGGGCGCGCCGATCGTCGACACACTGATCGCGATCGCCGCGGACATGCGCCGTACGGACGCCCAGAACGCCCGGCGCAAGGCCGCCAAGGCCATCCCCAAGGCCACCCTCATGGTCACCACCTTCATGGTCCCGGCAACCGTGATCCTGATGGGCGCGGCGATGCTCCTCGGATCGGGCACGGACCTCGGTTCCCTGACGGGGGAGTGA
- a CDS encoding isoprenyl transferase — translation MNLRDLVYGLYARRVEARLDHAQVPKHIGVILDGNRRWAKASGGSAVQGHQAGADKISELLGWCSESKVEVVTLWLLSTDNFDRPEAELIPLLGIIENTVRNLAEDGRWRVHHVGTMDLLPARTQTVLKEAEQATLDVDGIIVNVAVGYGGRQEIADAVRSLLMEHSSKGTSFEELAEIVSTDLISEHLYTRGQPDPDLVIRTSGEQRLSGFMLWQSAHSEYYFCEVFWPAFRKVDFLRALRDYAARHRRYGA, via the coding sequence GTGAACTTGCGCGACCTGGTGTACGGGCTCTACGCACGCCGGGTGGAAGCCCGCCTCGATCATGCCCAGGTACCCAAGCACATCGGTGTCATCCTCGACGGCAACCGCCGCTGGGCCAAGGCGTCCGGCGGTTCGGCCGTGCAGGGCCACCAGGCCGGCGCGGACAAGATCTCGGAACTCCTCGGCTGGTGCAGCGAGAGCAAGGTCGAGGTCGTCACCCTCTGGCTGCTCTCCACGGACAACTTCGACCGGCCCGAGGCCGAGCTGATCCCGCTCCTCGGCATCATCGAGAACACGGTGCGCAACCTCGCGGAGGACGGCCGCTGGCGCGTCCACCACGTCGGCACCATGGACCTGCTGCCCGCCCGCACCCAGACCGTCCTCAAGGAGGCGGAACAGGCCACGCTCGACGTCGACGGGATCATCGTCAACGTGGCCGTCGGCTACGGCGGACGTCAGGAGATCGCGGACGCCGTGCGTTCGCTGCTGATGGAGCACTCCTCCAAGGGGACGTCCTTCGAGGAGCTGGCGGAGATCGTCTCCACGGACCTGATCTCCGAGCACCTGTACACCCGGGGACAGCCCGACCCGGACCTGGTGATCCGGACCAGTGGGGAACAGCGTCTCTCCGGCTTCATGCTCTGGCAGAGCGCCCACTCCGAGTACTACTTCTGCGAAGTGTTCTGGCCGGCCTTCCGCAAGGTCGACTTCCTGCGCGCGCTGCGCGACTACGCGGCCCGCCACCGCCGCTACGGCGCCTGA
- a CDS encoding histidine kinase, whose translation MPIPRRAGPPASPPPSPSAPPSSPPPPNAPSTPEGPAPTVSIQVNALQALARQVFLFRLAMIAIGTPMALDNTARGAAAWLVASAVLVTIVGSYALYRDWERFGPLLLRHPVLLAVDTLFGALLLFTATPDSSVGYAVVCTPLLAGLLYGWRGAGVFAAVECLILAAAYGAAHDRTHATLANSLLLPGFCVLAGAVGVALRDLLLRVGAASQALNETRARLAVSEAVEEERARLAREMHDSVAKTLHGLALAADGLAGTAYRMDPLAVRDRAELVARSARRAAAESRELLSDLRRESGLDGGVDLLAELRCRTGDFTRVHGLTAELRPLGGAPLPPVPQAVARQLLAVVAEAMENVHRHAGADRVVVLAGVADDAEIAGGAGGTGGPGGVLRVGVRDDGTGLPEGLTLDGLRRTGHFGLVGMAERAASIGARIRIGKGGATGTEILVELPMAAITMPPQGGRPP comes from the coding sequence ATGCCCATCCCCCGCCGGGCGGGCCCACCGGCCTCCCCGCCGCCCTCGCCGTCGGCCCCGCCCTCCTCACCGCCCCCGCCCAACGCGCCGAGCACCCCCGAGGGCCCGGCGCCCACGGTCTCCATCCAGGTCAACGCCCTCCAGGCACTGGCCCGTCAGGTGTTCCTGTTCCGGCTGGCGATGATCGCGATCGGCACCCCGATGGCGCTGGACAACACGGCCAGGGGAGCTGCGGCCTGGCTGGTGGCCTCGGCGGTACTGGTCACGATCGTCGGCTCGTACGCCCTCTACCGCGACTGGGAACGCTTCGGCCCGCTGCTGCTCCGCCACCCCGTGCTGCTGGCCGTGGACACCCTCTTCGGCGCGCTGCTCCTGTTCACCGCCACCCCGGATTCGAGCGTCGGATACGCCGTCGTCTGCACCCCGCTGCTCGCGGGGCTGCTCTACGGCTGGCGCGGGGCGGGCGTGTTCGCGGCGGTGGAGTGCCTGATCCTGGCCGCCGCGTACGGCGCCGCCCACGACCGTACCCACGCCACCCTCGCCAACTCCCTGCTGCTGCCCGGTTTCTGCGTGCTGGCCGGCGCGGTCGGCGTCGCCCTGCGTGATCTGCTGCTCCGGGTCGGCGCGGCGAGCCAGGCGCTCAACGAGACCCGCGCCCGGCTCGCCGTCAGCGAGGCGGTCGAGGAGGAACGCGCCCGGCTGGCCCGGGAGATGCACGACTCCGTGGCGAAGACCCTGCACGGCCTGGCCCTGGCGGCCGACGGCCTGGCCGGGACGGCGTACCGGATGGACCCGCTCGCGGTCCGGGACCGGGCCGAACTGGTCGCCAGATCCGCCCGCCGCGCGGCTGCCGAGTCCCGCGAACTCCTCTCCGACCTGCGCCGCGAGTCGGGACTGGACGGCGGGGTGGACCTGCTGGCCGAACTGCGCTGCCGTACGGGTGACTTCACCCGCGTCCACGGTCTGACCGCCGAACTCCGCCCGCTGGGCGGGGCGCCGCTGCCACCGGTCCCGCAGGCCGTCGCCCGCCAACTGCTGGCGGTCGTCGCCGAGGCGATGGAGAACGTCCACCGGCACGCGGGCGCCGACCGGGTGGTGGTCCTGGCGGGGGTGGCGGACGACGCGGAGATCGCGGGGGGCGCAGGGGGTACGGGTGGCCCGGGTGGTGTACTGCGGGTCGGCGTACGCGACGACGGGACCGGCCTGCCCGAGGGCCTGACGCTCGACGGCCTTCGGCGTACGGGCCACTTCGGCCTGGTCGGCATGGCGGAACGCGCCGCGTCGATCGGCGCCCGCATCCGGATCGGCAAGGGCGGGGCCACCGGAACCGAGATCCTGGTGGAACTGCCCATGGCGGCCATCACCATGCCACCGCAGGGCGGACGGCCCCCATGA
- a CDS encoding DUF192 domain-containing protein, with protein MRRWRDGGGTLTVVRGAAEGPGVEVPVRIAASYRARTRGLLGRDGVDGALLLTPCGGVHTFRMRFAIDVAYLDRKFRVLAVRTMRPGRLGLPRPRARHVVESAAGTMDAWGLRPGTRIRVRVDAPEPSRPTGPPDGPSEQVT; from the coding sequence ATGCGGCGATGGCGCGACGGCGGTGGGACGTTGACGGTGGTGCGGGGTGCGGCGGAGGGGCCGGGGGTGGAGGTGCCGGTGCGGATCGCGGCCTCGTACCGGGCACGGACGCGTGGGCTGCTCGGCCGGGACGGGGTCGACGGCGCGCTGTTGCTCACGCCGTGCGGCGGGGTCCACACCTTCCGGATGCGGTTCGCCATCGATGTGGCGTATCTGGACCGGAAGTTCCGGGTGCTGGCGGTCCGCACGATGAGGCCGGGACGGCTCGGGCTGCCCCGGCCGCGGGCCCGGCATGTGGTGGAGTCGGCGGCCGGGACGATGGACGCGTGGGGGCTGCGGCCGGGGACCCGGATACGGGTCCGGGTCGACGCGCCGGAGCCGTCGCGTCCTACTGGTCCTCCCGACGGCCCGTCGGAGCAGGTGACGTGA
- the mgrA gene encoding L-glyceraldehyde 3-phosphate reductase: MTDSSASSASPDSAAAPSAPAGLYRAAGSRYDSIEYRRAGRSGLKLPAVSLGLWHNFGDDRTLDSQRAILRRAFDLGVTHFDLANNYGPPPGSAELNFGKIFRQDFAPYRDELVVSTKAGYDMHPGPYGEWGSRKYLLSSLDASLKRMGLDHVDIFYSHRFDPDTPLQETMGALASAVQQGKALYVGVSSYNAEQTAEAARLLKEMGVPALIHQPSYSMINRWIEDDGLLDTLETAGMGCISFVPLAQGLLTGKYLKGIPEGSRATQGKSLDPGLLSDEVVRRLNGLNDIARRRGQSLAQLALNWVLRDSRMTSALIGASSVRQLEENVAALAGPALSADELTEIDTFAVDTAGTNIWADRS, from the coding sequence GTGACTGATTCTTCCGCTTCCTCTGCCTCCCCCGATTCCGCTGCCGCTCCGTCCGCCCCCGCCGGCCTCTACCGTGCCGCCGGATCGCGCTACGACTCCATCGAGTACCGCCGCGCCGGTCGCAGCGGTCTCAAGCTGCCCGCCGTCTCCCTCGGTCTGTGGCACAACTTCGGCGACGACCGCACGCTCGACTCCCAGCGGGCGATCCTGCGCCGCGCCTTCGACCTCGGGGTGACCCACTTCGACCTGGCGAACAACTACGGGCCGCCGCCCGGATCGGCCGAGCTGAACTTCGGGAAGATCTTCCGGCAGGACTTCGCCCCGTACCGGGACGAGCTGGTCGTCTCCACCAAGGCGGGGTACGACATGCACCCGGGCCCGTACGGCGAGTGGGGCTCCCGCAAGTATCTGCTGTCGTCGCTGGACGCGTCCCTGAAGCGGATGGGGCTCGATCACGTCGACATCTTCTACTCGCACCGCTTCGACCCCGACACCCCGCTCCAGGAGACGATGGGCGCGCTGGCCTCCGCCGTACAGCAGGGCAAGGCGTTGTACGTGGGCGTCTCCTCGTACAACGCGGAGCAGACCGCCGAGGCGGCCCGGCTGCTCAAGGAGATGGGCGTCCCCGCGCTGATCCACCAGCCGTCCTACTCGATGATCAACCGCTGGATCGAGGACGACGGCCTCCTCGACACGCTGGAGACGGCGGGGATGGGCTGCATCTCCTTCGTACCGCTGGCCCAGGGGCTGCTGACCGGCAAGTACCTGAAGGGCATCCCGGAGGGTTCACGGGCGACGCAGGGCAAGTCCCTCGACCCGGGGCTGCTCTCGGACGAGGTGGTCCGCCGGCTGAACGGGCTGAACGACATCGCCCGGCGGCGCGGCCAGTCCCTGGCCCAGCTGGCGCTGAACTGGGTGCTGAGGGACAGCCGCATGACGTCCGCCCTGATCGGCGCGTCGAGCGTGCGCCAGCTGGAGGAGAACGTCGCGGCGCTGGCGGGTCCCGCCCTCTCGGCCGACGAGCTGACGGAGATCGACACGTTCGCCGTGGACACCGCGGGCACCAACATCTGGGCCGACCGCTCCTGA